In Motacilla alba alba isolate MOTALB_02 chromosome 23, Motacilla_alba_V1.0_pri, whole genome shotgun sequence, the following are encoded in one genomic region:
- the LOC119711035 gene encoding probable beta-D-xylosidase 2 — MHGVNLANRPGGRPGHGKAPGPSRPTALRPVRWAQNRLQRAPPRRAHRGGLVRRGRAGPGRAVPCRSREPGWAMPCRFREPGRAMPCRSREPGRAMPCRSREPGRAVPCGALPAAALGLRVLVLSAALGAGAARAQPPPFPFWDPSLPWQRRLDDLLGRLSPAELVLQVARGGAMGNGPAPPIPRLGIAPYNWNTECLRGDGEAPGWATAFPQALGLAAAFSPELIYRVANATATEVRAKHNSFAAAGRYSDHTGLSCFSPVLNIMRHPLWGRNQETYGEDPFLSGELARSFVQGLQGQHPRYVKASAGCKHFSVHGGPENIPVSRLSFDAKVLERDWRMTFLPQFQACVRAGSYSLMCSYNRINGIPACANKKLLTDILRGEWGFDGYVVSDEGAVELIMLGHHYTHSFLETAVASVNAGCNLELSYGVRNNVFMRIPQALAMGNITLQMLRDRVRPLFYTRMRLGEFDPPAMNPYSSLDLSVVQSPEHRNLSLEAAVKSFVLLKNVRGTLPLRAQDLSSQRLAVVGPFADNPRVLFGDYAPVPEPQYIYTPRRGLEMLGANVSFTAGCSEPRCKQYSRAELVRVVGAADVVLVCLGTGVDVETEAKDRSDLSLPGHQLELLQDAVQAAAGRPVILLLFNAGPLDVSWAQAHDGVGAILACFFPAQATGLAIAQVLLGKAGASPAGRLPATWPAGMHQVPPMENYTMEGRTYRYYGQEAPLYPFGYGLSYTTFRYRDLVLSPPVLPICANLSVSVVLENTGLRDSEEVVQLYLRWEQSSVPVPRWQLVAFRRVAVPAGREVKLSFQVLAEQRAVWAQDWRLEPGTFTLFAGGQQPGQKTRAPSEVLRARFSVTGTARPLRGC; from the exons ATGCACGGCGTGAACCTCGCAAACCGGCCCGGGGGGCGGCCGGGACACGGCAAAGCCCCGGGCCCGTCCCGTCCTACCGCGCTCCGCCCCGTCCGGTGGGCGCAGAACCGCCTGCAGCGCGctccgccccgccgcgcccATCGCGGGGGCTTGGtgcgccggggccgggccgggccgggccgagccgtGCCGTGCAGATCCCGGGAGCCGGGTTGGGCCATGCCGTGCAGATTCcgggagccgggccgggccatGCCGTGCAGATCCcgggagccgggccgggccatGCCGTGCAGATCCcgggagccgggccgggccgtgccgtgcGGGGCTCTCCCAGCAGCGGCGCTGGGGCTGCGGGTGCTGGTGCTGAGCGCGGCGCTGGGCGCGGGGGCGGCCCGGGCTCAGCCGCCCCCCTTCCCTTTCTGGGACCCCTCGCTGCCCTGGCAGCGCCGCCTCGACGACCTGCTGGGCCGGCTGAGCCCCGccgagctggtgctgcag GTGGCGAGGGGGGGAGCGATGGGGAACGGCCCCGCGCCCCCCATCCCGCGCTTGGGCATCGCGCCCTACAACTGGAACACGGAGTGTCTGCGGGGCGACGGCGAGGCACCTGGATGGGCCACGGCTTTCCCGCAGGCGCTGGGGCTTGCCGCCGCCTTCAG CCCAGAACTCATCTACCGTGTGGCCAACGCCACGGCCACCGAGGTGAGAGCCAAACAcaacagctttgctgctgcgGGCCGCTACAGTGACCACACCGGGCTCAGCTGCTTCAGCCCTGTCCTGAACATCATGAGGCACCCACTGTGGGGGAGGAACCAG GAGACCTATGGGGAGGACCCGTTCCTGAGTGGGGAGCTGGCCCGCAGCTttgtgcaggggctgcagggccagcacccCCGTTATGTTAAGGCCAGCGCTGGCTGCAAACACTTCAGCGTGCACGGAGGCCCTGAGAACATCCCGGTCTCCAGGCTAAGCTTCGATGCCAAG GTGCTGGAGCGGGACTGGCGCATGACCTTCCTGCCCCAGTTCCAGGCGTGTGTGCGTGCTGGCTCCTACAGCCTCATGTGCAGCTACAACAG GATCAACGGCATCCCCGCCTGTGCCAACAAGAAGCTGCTGACAGACATCCTGCGAGGCGAGTGGGGCTTTGATGGCTACGTGGTGAGCGACGAGGGGGCTGTGGAGCTCATCATGCTAGGGCACCACTACACACACAGCTTCCTGGAGACAGCGGTTG CCTCGGTGAACGCTGGCTGCAACCTGGAGCTCTCCTATGGCGTGAGGAACAACGTGTTCATGCGCATCCCTCAGGCTCTGGCCATGGGCAACATCACGCTGCAG ATGCTGCGTGACCGAGTCCGGCCCCTCTTCTACACACGGATGCGGCTGGGGGAGTTTGACCCCCCAGCCATGAACCCCTACAGCTCCCTGGACCTGAGTGTGGTGCAGAGCCCCGAGCACCGCAACCTCTCGCTGGAAGCTGCTGTCAagagctttgtgctgctgaagaaTGTGCGGGGGACACTGCCCCTGCGGGCCCAGGACCTGTCCAGCCAGCGCCTCGCA GTGGTGGGTCCCTTTGCTGACAATCCCCGGGTACTGTTTGGGGACTATGCACCAGTGCCGGAGCCTCAGTACATCTACACCCCCCG gagggggctggagatgctgggggCCAATGTCAGCTTCACAGCGGGCTGCAGCGAGCCACGGTGCAAGCAGTACTCACGGGCAGAGCTGGTGAGGGTGGTGGGGGCAGCTGACGTGGTGCTGGTCTGCCTGGGGACAG GGGTAGATGTGGAGACAGAGGCGAAAGACCGGAGTgacctgtccctgccagggcaccagctggagctgctgcaggatgctgtgcAGGCGG CCGCTGGGCGCCCCGtcattctgctgctgttcaACGCGGGGCCCCTGGACGTGAGCTGGGCTCAGGCACACGACGGCGTGGGGGCCATCCTGGCCTGCTTCTTCCCTGCCCAGGCCACCGGCTTGGCCATTGCCCAGGTCCTGCTGGGCAAGGCAGGGGCCAGCCCAGctggccggctgccggccacTTGGCCTGCAGGCATGCACCAG GTGCCACCGATGGAGAACTACACCATGGAGGGACGGACATACCGGTACTATGGGCAGGAGGCCCCGCTCTATCCTTTTGGGTACGGGCTGTCCTACACCACCTTCCGCTATCGGGACCTGGTGCTGAGCCCCCCAGTGCTGCCCATCTGTGCCAACCTCTCTGTGTCTGTGGTGCTGGAGAACACGGGGCTGCGGGACAGCGAGGag GTGGTGCAGCTGTACCTGCGCTGGGAGCAGTCATCCGTGCCGGTGCCCCGCTGGCAGCTGGTGGCTTTCCGCCGTGTGGCCGTGCCGGCGGGCCGGGAGGTGAAGCTGTCCTTCCAGGTGCTGGCCGAGCAGCGCGCGGTCTGGGCGCAGGACTGGCGCCTGGAGCCCGGCACCTTCACCCTCTTCGCTGGAGGGCAGCAGCCGGGCCAGAAGACGCGGGCGCCCTCGGAGGTGCTGAGAGCACGGTTCAGCGTcaccggcacggcccggccctTGCGCGGGTGTTAG